A portion of the Rhodanobacter sp. AS-Z3 genome contains these proteins:
- a CDS encoding DUF1800 domain-containing protein, whose product MNPASTQPKRLRSPRLILLTAGLLLACAASAQPAVTPTPAPGSTDVRWLQRATFGIDSASLASYRQLGRQRWLDAQLADHDDTLPPAISALIASYPAVSTPPEELLDKEAEARRQLKAMPDGDAKVAAKKDLQKQSRELAQQAQQAELLHAIYGSNPLKEQIVWFWLNHFSVYAAKGRVRLVAADYEEHVIRPHALGKFRDLLLATLKSPAMLEFLDNAKNVKGKTNENYARELMELHTLGVGSGYTQQDVQQLALILTGAGIAPKTPRRFERAGRGRFGHQQAAVMREGLFVFNPQKHDFSDKVLFGQRIRGRGYEEIEQALQLITRQPACAQFVSRQLAEYFVADQPPPTLVDAMAKTFKQTDGDIAAVLRTMFDSPELLADNAKKFKDPTQFLVSAMKLTYDGQPISNAQPLVNWLNQMGEPVFGRITPDGWPVDGASWSGSGQMASRFEVARAIGSGRNKLFMVDSPENAAADTPRQRPIAPAMDTALYHAVIEPYLSESAKVALGKAATVAEWNTYLLSSPDFNYR is encoded by the coding sequence ATGAACCCAGCTTCCACCCAGCCCAAGAGACTTCGCAGCCCGCGGCTGATTCTTCTGACCGCCGGCTTGCTGCTGGCCTGCGCGGCATCGGCACAACCGGCCGTTACGCCAACACCGGCGCCGGGTTCGACCGATGTGCGCTGGTTGCAGCGGGCGACGTTTGGCATCGACTCGGCCAGCCTGGCGAGCTACCGCCAACTGGGTCGACAACGCTGGCTCGACGCGCAACTGGCCGACCACGACGACACGCTTCCACCAGCGATCAGCGCACTGATCGCAAGCTACCCGGCAGTCAGCACGCCACCGGAGGAATTGCTGGACAAGGAGGCCGAGGCACGCCGCCAACTGAAGGCGATGCCCGATGGCGACGCCAAGGTCGCCGCGAAGAAGGATTTGCAGAAGCAGTCCCGTGAACTTGCCCAGCAGGCCCAGCAAGCGGAGTTGCTGCACGCGATCTACGGCAGCAACCCGCTGAAGGAGCAGATAGTGTGGTTCTGGCTGAATCACTTCAGTGTGTATGCCGCGAAGGGGCGAGTGCGGCTGGTCGCCGCCGACTACGAAGAGCACGTGATCAGGCCGCACGCACTGGGCAAATTCCGCGACCTGCTGCTGGCCACGCTGAAAAGCCCCGCGATGCTGGAGTTTCTCGACAATGCCAAGAATGTCAAAGGCAAGACCAACGAGAACTACGCACGCGAATTGATGGAGCTGCATACGCTCGGTGTGGGTTCCGGCTATACCCAACAGGATGTACAGCAGCTGGCACTGATCCTGACCGGTGCCGGCATCGCGCCGAAAACGCCACGTCGATTCGAGCGTGCGGGACGAGGTCGGTTCGGCCACCAGCAGGCTGCTGTCATGCGCGAGGGCTTGTTCGTTTTCAACCCGCAAAAACACGACTTCAGCGACAAGGTCCTGTTCGGTCAGCGCATTCGTGGCCGCGGCTACGAGGAAATCGAACAGGCACTGCAGTTGATCACCCGCCAACCTGCCTGTGCCCAGTTCGTCTCGCGTCAACTGGCCGAGTATTTCGTGGCTGACCAGCCGCCACCGACCCTGGTCGATGCCATGGCAAAAACCTTCAAGCAAACCGATGGCGATATCGCCGCCGTGCTGCGCACGATGTTCGATTCACCCGAACTGCTTGCCGACAACGCGAAGAAATTCAAGGACCCCACCCAGTTTCTGGTTTCCGCAATGAAGCTGACGTACGACGGCCAGCCGATCAGCAACGCCCAACCGCTGGTCAACTGGCTGAACCAGATGGGTGAGCCGGTGTTCGGCCGGATCACTCCGGATGGCTGGCCAGTGGATGGCGCCAGTTGGTCAGGCTCCGGCCAGATGGCGTCACGCTTCGAAGTGGCTCGCGCCATCGGCAGCGGCCGCAACAAGTTGTTCATGGTCGACAGCCCCGAAAACGCCGCAGCCGACACGCCGCGACAACGCCCGATTGCACCGGCGATGGATACAGCGCTTTACCACGCCGTCATCGAGCCGTATCTGTCCGAGTCCGCCAAGGTAGCACTGGGCAAGGCGGCAACCGTCGCCGAATGGAACACCTATTTGCTGTCGTCACCCGACTTCAACTACCGCTGA
- a CDS encoding class I SAM-dependent methyltransferase: MPKTYDRAYFDKWYRDPRHSVASPAELKRKVAMVVAQAEYYLGRPIRNVLDVGCGEATWRAPLRALRPGIEYRGLDASEYVVARYGRSRDIGLARFGQLEHLRFDERFDLVVCTDVLHYLKPAEIRAGLHGIGEMLEGVAFLEVFTSRDDVAGDHHGFVSRSPAWYLRAFAEVGLLACGSHCYLGPRLERHIAALERAQLPV, translated from the coding sequence ATGCCCAAGACCTACGACCGCGCCTATTTCGACAAGTGGTATCGCGACCCGCGCCATTCGGTAGCTTCGCCGGCCGAGCTCAAGCGCAAGGTGGCAATGGTGGTGGCGCAGGCCGAGTATTACCTCGGTCGGCCAATCCGCAACGTGCTCGACGTGGGCTGTGGCGAGGCGACCTGGCGCGCACCGCTGCGTGCGCTGCGGCCGGGCATCGAGTATCGCGGGCTGGACGCCAGCGAGTACGTGGTGGCGCGTTACGGTCGCAGCCGCGACATCGGGCTCGCCCGTTTCGGCCAGCTCGAACATCTACGCTTCGACGAGCGTTTCGATCTGGTCGTGTGCACCGATGTGTTGCACTACCTGAAACCGGCGGAAATTCGCGCCGGTCTTCACGGCATTGGCGAAATGCTTGAAGGCGTGGCTTTCCTCGAGGTGTTCACCAGCCGCGACGATGTCGCTGGCGATCACCATGGTTTCGTATCGCGATCGCCGGCCTGGTACTTGCGTGCGTTCGCCGAAGTCGGCTTGCTGGCCTGCGGCTCGCATTGCTATCTCGGCCCGCGGCTGGAACGCCATATTGCGGCGCTGGAACGGGCGCAGTTGCCGGTTTGA
- the nth gene encoding endonuclease III: MKRSDVIELFSRLRELDPHPTTELAYTTTFELLVAVVLSAQATDVGVNKATRKLYPVANTPQSMLALGEEGLKRYINTIGLFNAKAKNVIALCQLLIEQHDGEVPRTREALEALPGVGRKTANVVLNTAFGVATIAVDTHIFRVANRTGLAPGKDVRAVEDKLEKVVPAEFKQDAHHWLILHGRYVCKARKPDCPHCVIRDLCRYKHKTVD, from the coding sequence ATGAAACGCAGCGACGTGATCGAGCTGTTCTCGCGTCTGCGCGAACTGGACCCACATCCGACGACCGAGCTTGCCTACACCACGACCTTCGAATTGCTGGTGGCCGTGGTGCTGTCGGCGCAGGCTACCGATGTGGGCGTCAACAAGGCCACCAGGAAGCTCTACCCGGTGGCAAACACGCCGCAGTCGATGCTTGCACTGGGCGAAGAAGGCCTGAAGCGCTACATCAACACGATCGGCCTGTTCAACGCGAAAGCGAAGAACGTGATCGCGCTGTGCCAGCTGTTAATCGAACAGCACGATGGCGAAGTACCACGCACCCGCGAAGCGCTGGAAGCGCTGCCAGGCGTCGGCCGCAAGACCGCCAACGTGGTGCTCAACACCGCGTTCGGCGTAGCGACCATTGCGGTGGACACGCACATTTTTCGCGTCGCCAACCGCACCGGCCTGGCACCCGGCAAAGACGTGCGCGCGGTTGAAGACAAACTGGAAAAAGTAGTGCCGGCGGAATTCAAGCAGGACGCCCACCACTGGCTGATCCTGCACGGCCGTTATGTCTGCAAGGCGCGCAAACCGGATTGCCCGCACTGCGTGATTCGCGACCTGTGCCGTTACAAGCACAAGACGGTGGACTAG
- a CDS encoding RnfABCDGE type electron transport complex subunit B: protein MSEPIDALTARIDALLPQTQCAQCGYHGCRPYAEAMARGEAEINLCPPGGASGIDKLAKLLQRPVLPLNSEHGVEHPRLLARIIEADCIGCTKCIQACPVDAIIGASKLMHTVLSDDCTGCELCVPACPVDCIVLEPMPLEQIDAAHADAGRAHFQRRESRLERQRVERDAELAARKAAVERSAGPVNPVLAALARAKAKQQDPQP from the coding sequence ATGAGTGAACCCATCGACGCCCTGACCGCTCGCATCGATGCCTTGTTGCCGCAAACGCAGTGCGCGCAATGCGGTTATCACGGCTGTCGGCCTTACGCCGAAGCGATGGCACGCGGCGAGGCCGAGATCAATCTGTGCCCGCCCGGTGGCGCCAGCGGCATCGACAAGCTCGCCAAGCTCCTGCAGCGCCCGGTGTTACCGTTGAACTCCGAGCATGGCGTGGAGCATCCACGCCTGTTGGCACGCATCATCGAAGCCGATTGCATCGGCTGCACCAAGTGCATCCAGGCCTGCCCGGTCGACGCGATCATTGGTGCATCGAAGTTGATGCACACAGTGCTGAGCGATGACTGCACCGGCTGCGAGCTGTGCGTGCCCGCCTGCCCGGTCGATTGCATCGTGCTGGAACCGATGCCGCTCGAACAGATCGACGCGGCACATGCCGATGCAGGGCGTGCGCACTTCCAGCGTCGTGAATCGCGGCTTGAACGTCAACGCGTGGAACGCGATGCCGAGCTGGCCGCGCGCAAGGCGGCGGTGGAACGTTCAGCCGGCCCGGTCAATCCGGTTTTAGCCGCGCTGGCGCGCGCCAAGGCGAAACAGCAGGACCCGCAACCATGA
- the metG gene encoding methionine--tRNA ligase encodes MSRRLLVTNALPYANGPLHMGHLLGYIQADIWVRAQRMSGNEVAYVCADDAHGTPIMLAAEKAGMTPETYIDGIRQGHEADFAAFGVAFDHYHTTHSDENRELATLIYTRLRDSGYIAKRSIKQLFDPEKEMFLPDRYIKGTCPKCSTPDQYGDNCENCGATYAPTDLINPYSVMSGATPVLRDSEHYFFELGKFEGLLRDWFAGKLTGGKPVANSGVAAKLREWLDGGLKDWDISRDAPYFGFPIPDAPGKFFYVWLDAPVGYLASFKALCGQRGMNFDDFLAADSSAEMHHFIGKDIINFHGLFWPAMLHGANFRTPTALHVNGYLTVNGAKMSKSRGTFIQARTYLDSGLHPEFLRYYFASMLNETPVDVDLDLKAFEERVNSHLVGKWVNIASRTAGFVQKFFDGRLAAQFGAEETALWNSLLEHYDGVAELYDAGDFAEITRRFVLMADIVNGHIAAKAPWTMAKDESRRAELHQVCSFALSAFRLLAGMLKPILPATVVAAEQFLAAPILDFDDARSSLHNHTIRAFEPLMGRIDPKRIEAMIESSKDSLGAPVDAPKTPKKKPMTEDAKPAASNAAPQSQDATTISIDDFAKLDLRIGKVSVCEFVEGSDKLLRFELDAGPLGTRQIFSGIRAAYAEPEKLVGRNVVFIANLAPRKMRFGLSEGMILSAGDGGSDLFLLDADQGAKPGATVR; translated from the coding sequence ATGAGTCGCCGCCTGCTCGTCACCAACGCCCTGCCCTATGCCAATGGCCCGCTGCACATGGGCCACCTGCTGGGCTACATCCAGGCCGACATCTGGGTGCGCGCGCAGCGAATGAGCGGCAACGAAGTGGCCTACGTCTGCGCCGATGACGCGCATGGCACGCCGATCATGCTGGCGGCCGAGAAGGCCGGCATGACGCCGGAAACCTATATCGACGGCATTCGCCAGGGCCACGAGGCCGACTTCGCCGCGTTCGGCGTGGCATTCGACCACTATCACACCACCCATTCGGATGAGAACCGCGAACTGGCAACGCTGATCTACACGCGCCTGCGCGATAGCGGCTACATCGCCAAGCGCAGCATCAAGCAGCTGTTCGATCCGGAAAAGGAAATGTTCCTGCCGGACCGCTACATCAAGGGCACGTGCCCGAAATGCAGCACGCCGGACCAATACGGCGACAACTGCGAGAACTGCGGTGCCACCTACGCACCGACCGACCTGATCAATCCCTATTCGGTGATGTCCGGCGCCACGCCGGTGCTGCGTGACTCCGAACATTACTTCTTCGAGCTGGGCAAGTTCGAGGGCCTGCTGCGCGACTGGTTCGCCGGCAAGCTGACCGGCGGCAAGCCGGTGGCCAACAGCGGCGTGGCGGCGAAGCTGCGCGAATGGCTGGATGGCGGACTGAAGGATTGGGACATCTCGCGCGACGCACCGTACTTCGGCTTTCCGATTCCCGACGCGCCAGGCAAGTTCTTCTATGTGTGGCTGGACGCGCCGGTCGGTTACCTGGCCAGCTTCAAGGCCCTGTGCGGCCAGCGCGGCATGAATTTCGACGACTTTCTCGCCGCCGACAGCAGCGCGGAAATGCATCACTTCATCGGCAAGGACATCATCAATTTCCACGGCCTGTTCTGGCCGGCGATGCTGCACGGCGCGAACTTCCGCACGCCCACCGCGCTGCACGTCAACGGCTATTTGACCGTGAACGGCGCGAAGATGTCCAAGTCGCGCGGCACCTTCATCCAGGCGCGCACTTATCTGGATTCGGGCCTGCACCCGGAATTCCTGCGCTACTACTTCGCCAGCATGCTCAACGAAACGCCGGTCGACGTCGATCTCGACCTGAAGGCGTTCGAGGAACGCGTCAACTCGCATCTGGTCGGCAAGTGGGTGAACATCGCCAGCCGCACCGCCGGCTTCGTGCAAAAGTTTTTCGATGGCCGTCTGGCCGCGCAGTTCGGTGCCGAAGAAACCGCGTTGTGGAACAGCCTGCTTGAACACTACGACGGCGTTGCCGAGCTTTATGACGCCGGTGATTTTGCCGAGATCACCCGCCGCTTCGTGCTGATGGCCGACATCGTCAATGGCCATATTGCCGCCAAGGCGCCATGGACGATGGCCAAGGACGAAAGCCGGCGCGCAGAACTGCACCAGGTCTGCTCCTTCGCGCTGAGCGCATTCCGTCTGCTGGCCGGCATGCTCAAGCCGATTCTGCCGGCCACGGTCGTCGCTGCCGAACAGTTCCTGGCTGCCCCGATTCTCGATTTCGACGACGCCCGCAGCAGTCTGCACAACCACACCATTCGTGCCTTCGAACCGCTCATGGGTCGGATCGATCCCAAGCGTATCGAAGCGATGATCGAATCCTCGAAGGATTCACTCGGCGCACCTGTCGACGCACCCAAAACTCCAAAGAAAAAGCCCATGACCGAAGATGCCAAACCCGCCGCATCGAATGCCGCACCGCAAAGCCAGGACGCCACCACCATCAGCATCGACGACTTCGCCAAACTCGACCTGCGTATCGGCAAGGTCAGCGTGTGTGAGTTCGTCGAAGGTTCCGACAAGCTGCTGCGCTTCGAGCTGGATGCCGGCCCGCTGGGCACGCGACAGATTTTCTCCGGCATTCGCGCCGCCTATGCCGAGCCGGAAAAGCTGGTCGGCCGCAACGTGGTCTTCATCGCCAACCTGGCCCCACGCAAGATGCGTTTCGGCTTGTCCGAAGGCATGATTCTGTCTGCAGGTGACGGCGGCAGCGATTTGTTCCTGCTGGATGCCGACCAGGGCGCAAAGCCCGGCGCCACGGTTCGCTAA
- a CDS encoding DUF2147 domain-containing protein: MKHAFRLAIAASLLFATGAVLAATNTPVGTWKTIDDESGQAKSIVEITENNGELQAHIVKLLNRSPADIARDGDVAMCKKCDGERKDKPVEGMNIMWGVHADDDVWDGGKILDPKSGKIYKVKLSMLDGGQKLNVRGYIGFSWVGRSQVWERQP; the protein is encoded by the coding sequence ATGAAGCATGCGTTTCGTTTGGCCATCGCCGCAAGCCTGCTGTTTGCCACGGGTGCCGTGCTGGCAGCCACCAACACGCCGGTAGGTACCTGGAAGACCATTGACGACGAGTCCGGCCAGGCCAAGTCGATCGTGGAGATCACCGAGAACAACGGCGAGTTGCAGGCGCATATCGTCAAGTTGCTCAACCGCAGCCCGGCCGACATCGCCCGCGACGGCGACGTGGCGATGTGCAAGAAGTGCGACGGCGAGCGCAAGGACAAGCCGGTCGAAGGCATGAACATCATGTGGGGCGTGCACGCTGATGACGACGTCTGGGATGGCGGCAAGATCCTCGACCCGAAGAGCGGCAAGATCTACAAGGTGAAACTCTCCATGCTGGACGGTGGCCAGAAGCTCAACGTTCGCGGTTACATCGGCTTTTCCTGGGTCGGCCGCTCGCAGGTGTGGGAACGCCAACCCTGA
- the apbC gene encoding iron-sulfur cluster carrier protein ApbC: MTQANEALVRQILGDLIDTHTGAPLADAVRAVGVDGAKVSVDLQLGYPAAGAIAALKARVQQALEADPAIESATVSITSRIHVHKVQGTLGPLPNVKNIIVVASGKGGVGKSTVSANLALALQAEGAKVGVMDADIYGPSQPTMLGVHGKPASPDGKSIIPMQAHGMPVMSIGFLVEEDTPMIWRGPMVTQAMMQLLTDTRWEQLDYLIVDLPPGTGDIQLTLSQKVPVAGAIIVTTPQDIALLDARKALKMFEKVEVPVLGVVENMATHVCSNCGHEENIFGEGGGERMASQYGAAYLGSLPLDIRIREQADSGNPTVAAIPDSDLAMRYREIARNAAGRLSRQPRNKSLGLGKIVVQGMPAA, encoded by the coding sequence ATGACACAGGCGAACGAAGCGCTGGTGCGCCAGATCCTTGGTGACCTTATCGACACCCATACCGGCGCGCCGCTGGCCGACGCCGTGCGTGCGGTGGGCGTGGACGGCGCAAAAGTGTCGGTGGACCTGCAATTGGGCTATCCGGCGGCCGGTGCGATCGCCGCCCTCAAGGCGCGCGTGCAGCAGGCACTCGAGGCTGATCCGGCAATCGAGTCGGCCACTGTGTCGATCACCAGCCGCATCCACGTGCACAAGGTGCAAGGCACGCTGGGGCCGCTGCCGAACGTGAAAAACATCATCGTGGTGGCTTCCGGCAAGGGCGGTGTGGGCAAGTCCACTGTTTCGGCGAATCTGGCGCTGGCACTGCAGGCCGAGGGCGCGAAAGTCGGCGTGATGGATGCGGACATCTACGGCCCCAGCCAGCCGACCATGCTCGGCGTGCACGGCAAGCCGGCGTCGCCGGATGGCAAAAGCATCATCCCGATGCAGGCCCACGGCATGCCGGTGATGTCGATCGGCTTTCTGGTGGAAGAAGACACGCCGATGATCTGGCGCGGCCCGATGGTCACCCAGGCGATGATGCAGTTGCTCACTGACACGCGCTGGGAGCAGCTCGACTATCTGATCGTCGACTTGCCCCCCGGTACCGGCGACATCCAGCTCACGTTGTCGCAGAAGGTGCCGGTGGCTGGCGCGATCATCGTCACCACGCCGCAGGACATCGCCTTGCTGGATGCGCGCAAGGCGCTGAAAATGTTCGAGAAGGTCGAAGTGCCGGTGCTCGGCGTGGTGGAGAACATGGCCACCCACGTTTGTTCGAATTGCGGTCACGAGGAAAACATCTTCGGCGAAGGCGGCGGCGAGCGGATGGCCAGCCAGTACGGCGCGGCCTATCTGGGTTCGTTGCCACTGGATATCCGTATCCGCGAACAGGCCGACAGCGGCAATCCCACGGTGGCGGCAATACCCGATTCCGATTTGGCCATGCGTTATCGCGAAATCGCCCGCAACGCGGCTGGACGGCTGTCGCGGCAGCCACGCAACAAGTCGCTCGGCCTGGGCAAGATCGTGGTGCAGGGTATGCCCGCCGCATGA
- a CDS encoding NADPH-dependent FMN reductase, with protein sequence MKVVAQVLCLSGSLRRVSSNSAALEAAYRLAPSTLELLLYRDLGELPLFNPDADVDPLPPLVSELREAVVSADALLIACPEYAHGVPGAFKNLLDWLVGSPDFPGKPVLLLNTAARGSYHAQEALAEILTTMSAQLLTAQPLSVALPGAGCSPMQILQSAERCAELQAVFGVLIEAFPAS encoded by the coding sequence ATGAAGGTGGTGGCGCAGGTGTTGTGCCTGTCCGGCAGCCTGCGCCGTGTGTCGTCGAACTCGGCCGCGCTTGAAGCGGCGTACCGACTCGCACCGTCGACGCTGGAGCTTTTGCTTTACCGGGATCTTGGCGAGCTGCCGTTGTTCAATCCGGACGCAGACGTCGATCCCCTGCCGCCGCTGGTATCCGAGTTGCGCGAAGCGGTGGTTTCGGCGGATGCCTTGTTGATCGCCTGCCCCGAATACGCGCATGGCGTACCGGGTGCGTTCAAGAATCTGCTGGACTGGCTGGTCGGCAGCCCCGACTTTCCGGGCAAACCGGTGTTGTTGCTGAACACCGCGGCGCGGGGTTCGTACCACGCACAAGAGGCGCTGGCCGAAATCCTGACCACCATGTCCGCGCAGTTGCTTACCGCGCAGCCATTGTCGGTGGCGCTTCCGGGAGCGGGTTGTTCGCCGATGCAGATACTGCAGAGCGCCGAACGCTGTGCGGAGTTGCAGGCCGTGTTTGGGGTGCTGATCGAGGCATTTCCAGCGTCTTGA
- the dcd gene encoding dCTP deaminase → MSIKPDKWIRRMAESHGMIEPFEPGQVKLRDGNKLISYGTSSYGYDVRCAREFKIFTNINSTIVDPKSFDPSSFVDVEADVCIIPPNSFALARTVEYFRIPRKVLTICLGKSTYARCGIIVNVTPLEPEWEGHVTLEFSNTTPLPAKIYANEGVAQMLFLESDEECETSYKDRGGKYQGQQGVTLPRT, encoded by the coding sequence GTGAGCATCAAACCCGACAAGTGGATTCGTCGCATGGCCGAAAGCCACGGCATGATCGAACCGTTCGAGCCGGGCCAGGTGAAGCTGCGCGATGGCAACAAGCTGATTTCCTACGGTACATCGAGCTACGGCTACGACGTGCGTTGCGCGCGCGAATTCAAGATCTTCACCAACATCAATTCCACCATCGTCGATCCGAAGTCGTTCGATCCGTCGAGTTTCGTGGATGTCGAGGCGGACGTCTGCATCATTCCGCCGAACTCGTTCGCGTTGGCGCGCACGGTCGAGTACTTCCGCATTCCGCGCAAGGTGCTGACGATCTGCCTGGGCAAGAGCACGTATGCTCGCTGCGGCATCATCGTCAACGTCACGCCGCTGGAGCCGGAATGGGAAGGTCATGTGACGCTGGAGTTCTCCAACACCACCCCGCTACCCGCAAAAATCTACGCCAATGAAGGCGTGGCGCAGATGCTGTTCCTCGAATCCGACGAGGAATGTGAAACCAGCTACAAGGATCGTGGTGGCAAGTATCAGGGCCAGCAGGGCGTGACCTTGCCGCGCACCTGA
- a CDS encoding HIT family protein produces the protein MSEASFTLDARLAADTQPVTSLPLCDVLLMNDARYPWLILVPRRTGLVEISDMDATDQTLLWQEANHASAALRAAVPFDKLNLGALGNIVRQLHVHLVGRREGDAAWPGPVWGNGRAQVYDDSAGEKLITTLRQSLGN, from the coding sequence ATGAGCGAGGCCAGCTTCACCCTCGACGCACGACTGGCCGCCGATACGCAACCGGTGACTTCCCTGCCGCTGTGCGACGTGCTGCTGATGAACGATGCCCGCTATCCATGGCTGATTCTGGTGCCGCGGCGCACGGGTCTGGTCGAGATCAGCGACATGGACGCGACGGACCAAACCCTGCTGTGGCAGGAGGCCAACCACGCCAGCGCAGCCCTTCGCGCAGCCGTTCCATTCGACAAGCTCAACCTCGGTGCACTGGGCAATATCGTGCGGCAACTGCACGTGCATCTGGTGGGGCGTCGCGAAGGTGATGCCGCGTGGCCAGGTCCGGTGTGGGGCAACGGCCGCGCCCAGGTTTACGACGACAGCGCGGGTGAAAAGTTGATCACAACACTGCGCCAGTCGCTCGGCAACTGA
- a CDS encoding dienelactone hydrolase family protein, with amino-acid sequence MGQSINIPTSGTQCIGAYLAQPAGKSKGGIVVIQEIFGVTEHIRNVADRFAEQGYTAIAPAFFDHLESGVELPYDLVGVNRGKQLVAELGLERALEDVASAAESISSAGKIGTVGYCWGGTVALLAALRLGLPSVSYYGARNLPFLHEIPKAPVMFHFGEKDHSITPEAVAKHREAMPQMDTFSYPADHAFNRDGGPSYEEASAKLALQRTLGFFDKYLAGA; translated from the coding sequence ATGGGCCAGTCCATCAACATCCCCACCTCCGGCACCCAATGCATCGGCGCCTACCTGGCCCAGCCGGCGGGCAAGTCGAAGGGTGGCATCGTGGTGATTCAGGAAATCTTCGGCGTCACCGAGCACATCCGCAACGTGGCCGACCGCTTTGCCGAACAGGGCTATACCGCGATTGCGCCCGCCTTCTTCGATCATCTGGAAAGCGGCGTGGAGCTGCCATACGACCTGGTCGGCGTGAATCGTGGCAAACAACTCGTGGCCGAATTGGGCCTGGAACGTGCATTGGAAGACGTGGCCAGTGCTGCCGAGTCGATCAGTTCAGCCGGAAAGATCGGCACCGTCGGTTACTGCTGGGGCGGCACCGTGGCCCTGCTCGCCGCACTGCGCCTTGGGCTGCCGTCGGTGAGCTATTACGGCGCACGCAACCTGCCGTTCCTGCACGAGATACCGAAGGCCCCGGTGATGTTCCACTTCGGCGAAAAGGATCACAGCATCACGCCCGAAGCGGTAGCGAAGCATCGTGAGGCGATGCCGCAGATGGATACCTTCAGCTATCCCGCCGACCACGCGTTCAACCGCGATGGTGGCCCGAGCTACGAAGAGGCCAGCGCGAAACTCGCACTGCAACGCACGTTGGGCTTCTTCGACAAATATCTGGCCGGCGCATGA